TGTTGAAAGTTTGGAAAGGTTTGAAACGCATACCGGTATATTGACTGAGTCTTTGAATGAATCTCAAAAGAACTTCACTGATTCTCAGCTGGATATTACTACCTCTAGTCAAGTTCCAATAACTCATGAAGCAATTGAGGATTCAGTTGTTGTTAACAGAGTTGTTCCCCTTGGATCTGTGAACTCGGAGAACGGTAGAGATGGGCAACAGCTGGCAGATCCTGTACACAGTGGCATATTGGATGGGAGCAGTATAAACATGAAGGAAGTAGCATTGCTTGAACAACATATTGAAGAGCTTCAAGCCAAACTTAACAAACAAGAAGGCTTATTTGAGCAACAAAAGCAAGAACACCTGAGAGTGTTGTCACTCCTGGAGGGATTAGAGGAAACAGGATAGACAGAAGGATGAACAAGTAAGAATGAGAGAAGAGGAGAGTTCTGAATATAACCCTGTTTTAGCACCCAGACTGactaacattttgtattatctACTAACATGCTTTACATTGCTTGCTTTGTTAACCGCTACCCTGCATAGAGGACTGGGGAGGTTATCAttttgctacttctagttaaatataaattgaaatgcatgttaaaaatatgcTGATGCTAAGTACAATgtatctaatatatattttaaagtaattaaataGATGACAGTATTAGTACAATTAAGGTTattcaaagttttaaaaaacagaaagatatttaaaataaaatacatggtAGGTTTTTACTTTCCCCAGTCCTCGAAAAgatgtttactattattattaacttggtagCAGTAGAACAGGTTAATAAGTTAAAACCAACTAAATTTAACATCtggtaatttaattattttcaattcAACCAAATAACTAAGTCAACACTTAGTATTTTCGTGAAGCAAAttgacatatttaattattaatataacacaTTCTCATAGAAAAATAGATAAATTATTATTGATAGTGAAATGGTATTATTAGTTGTTTTATGCTTATGACCCTGTTCTACcaacttatttattttgaatgcaCACTTATAAGTACCTATAGATATATACTTATTATAACTTTACATTATTTGTGTACCTATATATACTTATAATCTTCATTATTTATGTACCTGTATATACTTATTATAactgtacattatgtaatactgAAATCCTTGatattatctttaaaatattagttatacttaaagggactgtcaaGTATTTGCTGCCATTGTTACGTAACGTCTATCACATTTGGAGCCttatttgatgactaaaattcaTTATTAAAGAATTTTCTTCTTTAAAGTATCAgtgactataaaaaaaaaaggggggtggggtggaggtttGTCATCCTAATCATTGAGTAACCCAGCCTGGATTTTACGTTCCCATACCATTAAGTTTGTACttatgagggggggggggggggggggggggggggggggggaaacaattacaaagaaaattaagaaaaagaaaCTGACTGCTGCAAACATTAGCACACTGCTACAATGTATGACCAGCAATGCCTTGAATGTACTTACATTCATATTCATatgttaattttgttcttttaagttaaaaaaaaaaaaaaagaaaaaaaaaaggctagATTATCTGAATGGCTATAAAATCTGAATTGTCCCTTTAAGTTGTACAGGTTATAAAAATCATAAACCTGATACTTAATACTTAATGTATCTGAATGAAAAAAttcatgaatgaatggatgaatgaattcacaaaaatatacatcggttatttggtgttaaacaaaggtaagtatatgaatatgatCGGAGACCAATGTAAATGTAAGTGTAAGTTCTTCATGTACAGATAGTTGATGTATCTAGggggaaaatgtatattttgACCTGAGCATGAACAAAATGTATAGGCGCTATATAAAAAAGGTGATTgtgaatattttctatttaatttaCCTAATTGTAAAATTTGAGCATAAATTACATAAGTATACTGTAATAATGGcaatatagtttttaaatacatgtaaaattgtaggtacatgcacacacacacacatatatatatatatatatatatatatatatatatatatatatatatatatatatatatatatatatatatatatataccgggtatatataatgtatacacacatgtatacacacatgtatacatctaTTTAGTCAACAACATGGTATAACTGTAACCTTTTTCCATTTCTATTTCTATTATAGTTGAGAAATCTCTGCTAAGGAGATCCTTCAACTAGGTAGTATAATGTTAGTCCAAAGCATTGTCAGATCTATTGCTATAAATACTATCAAATTCATCAGTTCCACATGATTCTTACACAAGAGTATTCactgtaaattataatttaatatatatacacatatatatatatataaaggtgtaaattaaatacaaatatggaTTTTCTGCTTGTGTAGGACCTTATTAATATATAGAACAGATGATTTTCCACaggtacacatgtacattaatcCAGTCATGGTTATTGTGGGAGAGTGATATCCCTGTTAAGTCAACATTGTGCTCAAAGCTCTGAATAAGTAATCTTCATTTGTACCAGCTGCAACATATGGTAATCtgtaatcaatatcaacctcgatataaatatgtgtatgtatgtgtgtgtgtatatacatgtacatgtataattacatTTTCTGTTAACTGGAATAGTTTACTAATTTGTCATATATTATTGAGCTATTTTAGGAACattttgataattaattttgacatattaattaatttatatactaTAAATTGCATGCTTATAAttgctagtacatgtattatgtaaagCTTACATGGTTAAATTAGACTGCATTATTTAGTGTGATACTACAGTTATCATGATAGTGTAACTGGATATTCTTTAGCtttttattatgttataaattcattaaaattatgttgAAGTTAACGACTCATCTCTGTGTTTTTTTGAGATGGCTAATTTTTTATTACTTACAAATTGCACTCAATGTCTCGAGATACTGTTTCAATTTTGAGTTTAGTTCCCTTTTTGAATACACAGTTCAGTTGAAAGTTCAAAGTCACTTTGTGCTCTTACcaccatttgttttattttactgtttataCTTAGACATTTGGTTGCTTCCACCAGTTTGATTTTAAtatgaatacattttaatgtaatttaaaaaaaatgatagtATGTCTTTAATGTGTTAACAAACGATTAAGAGTTGTAGTGTGAAAATTTAAACACTTCACAGTAGTgatgaatatattatatatttttaatgtttgtgcaataatttaaatgttattttattcttactatctatgtttattttattctttatcatTGCAAATCAGTTCTTCGGAAAAAGAGAATTCACTGTCAAATGATGTGCAAAAGCTAGGTGAGCAGCTGCAGGCTAAGATGAATGTTGTGGTGGAACTGCAAAGCAAGGTAGAAAATCTTCAAGAAGCACTAGATGCAGCAAATGCGAAAGGGGAAAGTGCAAAAATTCATTTCAGTGAAAAGGAACAAGAAATGGTGGATGTAACTCAGCATATCAGTGAACAGTTGCGCAGCAAAGCTGATGAAATTGTTAATTTACAGTCCAGTTATGAACAATCTCAAAAACACCTTACAGAAATGACTAAAAAAAGCAAAGAGAAGGATTTAAAAATCAATTCCTTGTTGGAAAATATGCAAGAACTAGAAGAAAGAATTAACCAGATTTCTGATGTCGAGTCACAGCTTGAGGCACAAGCAAATAAACTTGAAGCAACTCAAAGGCTTCTTGAATCTAGGGAACTAACAGCAAAGAAGGCTCTAGCAACTGTTAAGAAGTTGAAGATTCAGTTGGAGCAATCTAATGAAAAGTTAGAACAGATGACTTTAGAAAGAGATGAAGCTAAGAAAAGTGAAGAAACTCTGAAAGAAGAATTAAAAAACCTAACATCACAATCTGAACATGTATCTACTCTTTCCAAAGATGAGGACACACCTGACACTCCCAGCATTGATGAATCTGAAAAATCAAAAGAGCTCGAACAACAGGTTCAGACATACATGGAATACTCCCAGCAGCTCCAGAATCAAGTTCAGTCACTCACTGAAGCATGTCATACTGCTGAGAAGCAGCTTGGACAGAAACAGTCTGAGCTTGAAAATCTTCAAGAAACCAACACAACACTTTCAGCCCAACTCGAAGAAATTACTACAGAAAAGGAAAATCTGAAAACACAGTTAACTAATATTGAAGTTCAAAAGACAGAGCTTGCTGCAATGAGAGATCTGCAAGTGAAAGATCTGAATGAGACTATTCAGGAACTCCAAGGAGCTGTTGATTTCTACAAACAATCACATGCAGAGAAAGAAGAAGCAGTTATTCAGTTGATGGCTGTAAAAGAAGCATTGGTGAGAATGCAGGCAGATCTTGATGAAAAGGGTAGCATTATTGAAAGTCTAATGGAATCTCTGAAGTCATCTGAACAGATAGCTGTAGAAAGGGAATCTCTTGGTGATCAAATGTTGGTAATAGAAGAAACCATGAAATCACTTCAAGAGACTGTGATATTAAGAGAAGAAGCTTTGAAACAGTCTGAGCAGGCGGTTAAAGACTTCCAACATCAGCTTGAGGAGAAGATTGCAGCTATTGCACAACTTGAGCTGGATGCTGTTACTTTACAGAAGGCCATTGAAGAAGCCAACTCAAAGTATGAGATAACTGTTACAGAGAAAGACTATTTAAAACAAGAAGTTGCTTCCTATGTCAGTCAAATAGCAGACTATCAGAAAACACTGAGTTTtagtgatgaagaaataaaatcactaaaagaaataaatgaaaagctACTTTCTTCTTCTCAAATTGAAGGTGAGTGTACAAACCATAATGAGTGTCATGCTAAGATAACGGATCTAACCAAGAAACTTGAGGAATTGAACAATGAACATGTAAAACTATGTGATAAGTACAGGGAAACCGAGGAACAGTTGGAAAAGTCGGGATCTTCTGTTGAAGACCTTAGAAAACAGATTGTCATCATTCAGAATGAAAAGCTTGCATATGGTACAAGCTGCTGGTACATTGCAGGGGGAGGAATCATCGCTTAGGTCACAGATTAATGCATCCACAGAAGAGAAGAAAGATTCTGTTGATAAAGAAGAGAAAGTCCTGGTGGAAAAAGAACAAGTTTCTAGTTACAACGATGAACAGGTAGAGCAACTAACGACAAGAATATCTGTTCTGATGGAAGAAAATCAAAAGCTTTTACAGTCTCAgaatataaatgaatgtgctaaTTGTGAAAGTTTGAAACTTTTGCTTGAAAATGTAAAGACAGAAAAGCAGGAATTGGAAACTGAAAGACATCAtctgaaaactgaatttgatGCTCAGGTTGAAACCATTAACAAAATGCAAAAGACTATTGATGACTTGCAGAATTCTGTGAAGAATCTTTACACAAAGTTAACTGAAACTGATACAGAACGAGGAATGCTTCAAAATGAGGTCGAAACATTGCAGGGGGAGATTGCTGGCTTTGAGAGAAGTGTTGCTGATGCTCAGTTTGGGGAAGAAGAAGCAAGAGAAGAGTGTAAGCAGTTGCATTCACATATTGAAAAGCTTTCTAATCAGAATAAAAAATTAGCCAGTAAGTTTGATCTACTTGAACAAGAACACAACAAACTTAAACATGAAAACGAACAGTTAGAACTGAAGGTGGCACAGCTATCGGACTTGAACATTTCTGGACTCTCTGTGTCAGATTCTGGAATTGCTGTGTCTGAAAAAGCAGAGATAGCTGAGAAGACATTTGCTGCTCATGTTGCATCACCTAAAGTTGTTCATGAGACACTGAGCCAGTCAGGCCAAGCATCTGTCAGTGAGAATGAACAGCTACAAAAGGATTTGGTAGATCTGAAGAAAAGATATCAGGAACACCTCACAAACCATGAAAAAATCAAGAACAAACTCCAGGTAGCTGAAATAAAGGGTGAGAAAATGCTAGCTAAACTCAAGAGTTTTAAGGTGAAAAATGAGGAACTTCAGAAAGAGCAAGATAATTTGCAAATACAGTTGTTGAAACAGCAAGATGTTTTACGCTCCAAAGAGCAGCATTTCAGTGATGAGAGGCAGCATTTACAGGAGCAGCTCCATAAAATGGAAATTGACAATAGACAGATGTATCATGATAACATAGACTTGAACAGTAGGGTCTCTGATCTCAGAACTGAGGTTGAAGGCTTGAAATCAAAGCTTGATCTGCAACTGGTTGAGACACAACAAATTCAGACTGGTGATACAGACATCAGAAGCAAACTTGATGAAATTACAAGGGATAGAGATTCTCAAATGCAGAAAGCTGATCAGTTGGAGCAAGAAATTCATATTTTGAAAATTTCTCTTGAGAAAGAACAGGAACTGGTGCAGGAGAATTTGTCCTGCAGTGAAACATTAGAACGAGAGCTACAGAGTACACAAAATAAGCTAAAAGATCTGCAGAATCATTATGATATGGTTGTCACAGAtaatagtgaatttcaaaacATTGTTGAGAGTCTAAAAGAAGATAGTAAGAAACTTAAAGGAGAACTTGAGGAAAATAAATTTCTTCTACGTAAACAGCAAGAAGATGTCGTTGCCAGCGGTCAACATTCTGAAGACCTACATAATCTGCAGAAGAAATTAACTGCTGTCGAAGATGAAAACAACAAACTTGCAGAGAAACTTGTGTCTgttcaaaaagaaaaacaactgtTGCTTCAGAAGGTCACTGAACTGCAAGAGCAGCAATCTACAGTGAGTGAACTGCAgaagaacattatttcacttaaTTCAGAACGAGAACATTTAGAAGAAGAAATTGAAGGAATTAGAGAGGATTTATTGgtatcaaagaaagaaaaacagtcACTAAAAGAACTGAACGATGGCTTAAATTGGAAGATTCAAGAATTGAGTAGCCTTGAGACAGACATTAGGGAAAAAACTGAAGAACTGGATCATCTTAGGAGTGAAAATAATGACCTAAAAGATCAAGTTAGTGATCTCAATCTGAAGATAATGGAAGTCGGTGCACTTGAaaatgacctagaggtcaataTGGCAGAACTTGTGAAGCTACGAACTGAAAATCAAAGCATGAGAGATCAGGTTGATGGTCTTAACTGGAAATTGGAGGAATCTTCAGCTTATGAAGAAGAGCTTCAGTCATCCAGAACTGAATTGAATATCTTGCAAACTAATTTCACTTCCttggaaaatgaaaaaaatatgttggaGGGTGAAGTGGAGTCCTTGACCAATACGATTGAAGATTTGAATTCACTTGAAGCTCAGCTAAACGAATCTGAAGTAGAGTTAACAGAGAAAAGACAGAAGATAGATAGTCTCACAGATGAACTAAATAGGCAAAATCAGCAGGCAAAAGAATTCATTCAGATTGAGCAAGCATACAGAGATACAGCAGAGAACCTTAAGAGATCAACCTCAGAAATTAAAGCTCTACAAGGACAAGTAAATAACTTGAAAAGTAAAGTTACTTCCTTGATGTCTGTAGAAAGCGAGTTTAGCATTTTGAATGAACAGTATAACAAAGTATTAAAAGACAACAGTAGTATGGTCCAGCAGATCGACGATTTGAATGATAAAATTCAGGAACTTAGTAGTGTGAGCCGTGAGATCAGTTTTAATGTGGAACAGAAAGAACATCTGGAAAGAGAAAAGGAAGTCTTCCAGAGGAGAGTGAATGAACTTGAAGGCCAAGGCAAATCCATGACGGATGAGAACTCGCAGCTACAGCAACAGCTGTCTGAGCTTCAAGCAAGGTTGCAGCAGTTGGAGTTTGATAATAAGACGCTGAAAGCACAGTTAGATGTAGCAGCAGCTGGAAGTGACCAGATGAGCAAGTTCCAGGCAGAGTATGACAAGCTGCAGCAGCAGTTCTCAGAAGCTATGGTCCAGAAAAACGAGGTGCAGTCGGACCTGAACCAGGCACTTCACAGCACACAGCAGAGGGAGGCACGCTGTCAGCAACTTGCAGTGCAGGTGAGTCTTTTCATGTTAGCTTGGTTTTTAAGTTCCTCTACCATCCTAAGCACACTACTCTATGAAAAACTATGTTTTTCGTGTTAAACAGTTCAGACGAGATGGGTGATTAGAGTGGCTAAGATGTATACATTTCTATTCTGTACTAAAGAAAATGCTAATAAGAATGTTAACTTTTTTAATCTCCCATTACCTATGTATGCTAATTGTAATATGCATACTTTGCTGTGTATTTTAGGTACAAGataccaaaaaaattaaaaacagtgcatagttattgtattaataatataaatagtgcagtaattactttgttttaaaatgttgttcctttaacagtttgttgttttattcaaataatcaATGGCAATTCCATGGTGACTGACATTTCAAATACCTATATTTTCATCCTTA
This DNA window, taken from Gigantopelta aegis isolate Gae_Host chromosome 4, Gae_host_genome, whole genome shotgun sequence, encodes the following:
- the LOC121369971 gene encoding golgin subfamily B member 1-like; amino-acid sequence: MQKTIDDLQNSVKNLYTKLTETDTERGMLQNEVETLQGEIAGFERSVADAQFGEEEAREECKQLHSHIEKLSNQNKKLASKFDLLEQEHNKLKHENEQLELKVAQLSDLNISGLSVSDSGIAVSEKAEIAEKTFAAHVASPKVVHETLSQSGQASVSENEQLQKDLVDLKKRYQEHLTNHEKIKNKLQVAEIKGEKMLAKLKSFKVKNEELQKEQDNLQIQLLKQQDVLRSKEQHFSDERQHLQEQLHKMEIDNRQMYHDNIDLNSRVSDLRTEVEGLKSKLDLQLVETQQIQTGDTDIRSKLDEITRDRDSQMQKADQLEQEIHILKISLEKEQELVQENLSCSETLERELQSTQNKLKDLQNHYDMVVTDNSEFQNIVESLKEDSKKLKGELEENKFLLRKQQEDVVASGQHSEDLHNLQKKLTAVEDENNKLAEKLVSVQKEKQLLLQKVTELQEQQSTVSELQKNIISLNSEREHLEEEIEGIREDLLVSKKEKQSLKELNDGLNWKIQELSSLETDIREKTEELDHLRSENNDLKDQVSDLNLKIMEVGALENDLEVNMAELVKLRTENQSMRDQVDGLNWKLEESSAYEEELQSSRTELNILQTNFTSLENEKNMLEGEVESLTNTIEDLNSLEAQLNESEVELTEKRQKIDSLTDELNRQNQQAKEFIQIEQAYRDTAENLKRSTSEIKALQGQVNNLKSKVTSLMSVESEFSILNEQYNKVLKDNSSMVQQIDDLNDKIQELSSVSREISFNVEQKEHLEREKEVFQRRVNELEGQGKSMTDENSQLQQQLSELQARLQQLEFDNKTLKAQLDVAAAGSDQMSKFQAEYDKLQQQFSEAMVQKNEVQSDLNQALHSTQQREARCQQLAVQVSQLAEDRGYLNVQLGKLSKSLREKEQEWLAMQQQYRELYQSHLNTQAKFSEMERKTVSESLQRSSQAETAVSIPDQDELQVYKHKLECCEKERDSVSQAAVQLEKSLLLEKDQRQQIEKLVGQLQDQLQVQASSIMKEVKLDMEEFEESRIREISPMLTRHGFGYCQRFQRWLNVKKEYLYFSSRQLTRMMRLRPGIRTLLWAYFILLHILIVSCFTGFI